In Hemitrygon akajei chromosome 17, sHemAka1.3, whole genome shotgun sequence, one DNA window encodes the following:
- the cebpa gene encoding CCAAT/enhancer-binding protein alpha, with the protein MEHGNFYEVEPQPPFVYREAGELADICENENSIDISAYIDPAAFNDEFLADLFHSNHGHLAKLVQDKGKGVGEMGAGHPCFAHRDSKLQPLYCRSVVVKQEPPDQSEEGRNPAPCAHLQYQVAHCAQTSVHLPGQPGQPTPPPTPVPSPLPAHRAPPPGAKSKKSVDKNSLEYRLRRERNNIAVRKSRDKAKLRNVETQHKVMELASDNERLRNRVQELSRELDTLRGLFRQLPEAALVKAMGSCA; encoded by the coding sequence ATGGAGCACGGCAACTTCTACGAGGTGGAGCCGCAGCCGCCCTTCGTATACCGAGAGGCCGGGGAGCTGGCCGACATCTGCGAGAACGAGAACTCCATCGACATCAGCGCCTACATCGATCCGGCCGCCTTCAACGATGAGTTCCTCGCCGATCTCTTCCACAGCAACCACGGCCACTTGGCCAAACTGGTCCAGGACAAGGGGAAGGGGGTCGGGGAGATGGGAGCCGGGCACCCCTGCTTCGCGCACCGGGACAGTAAGCTCCAGCCGCTGTATTGTCGCTCGGTGGTGGTGAAACAAGAACCGCCTGATCAAAGCGAGGAGGGACGGAACCCGGCGCCGTGCGCCCACCTCCAGTATCAGGTGGCCCACTGTGCCCAGACCAGCGTCCACCTGCCCGGGCAGCCGGGGCAACCCACACCGCCACCCACCCCTGTACCCAGCCCGTTGCCGGCGCATAGGGCACCGCCGCCGGGCGCCAAGAGCAAGAAGTCAGTGGACAAGAACAGCTTGGAGTACCGGCTGAGGAGAGAGCGCAACAACATCGCGGTGCGTAAGAGCCGCGACAAGGCCAAGCTGCGCAACGTGGAGACGCAGCACAAGGTGATGGAGTTGGCAAGCGACAACGAGCGGCTCCGCAACCGCGTCCAGGAGCTGAGCCGGGAGCTCGACACGCTCCGGGGGCTCTTCCGACAACTACCCGAGGCCGCCTTGGTGAAGGCCATGGGAAGCTGCGCCTGA